A single genomic interval of Helianthus annuus cultivar XRQ/B chromosome 13, HanXRQr2.0-SUNRISE, whole genome shotgun sequence harbors:
- the LOC110903423 gene encoding basic blue protein — MAKGRGSALVAMVVSCLLLVTLQCELAHAATYVVGDGNGWTFNVAGWEKGKNFNAGDVLVFNYPKGAHNVVVVSKAGYDRCTTTPSDKVYTSGKDQITLVKGLNNVICSFAGHCPSMKIEIFAS; from the exons ATGGCTAAGGGAAGAGGTAGTGCATTGGTGGCGATGGTTGTGTCTTGTCTATTACTTGTGACGCTTCAATGTGAGCTAGCTCATGCAGCTACCTATGTCGTCGGTGATGGCAATGGTTGGACGTTCAACGTAGCTGGCTGGGAAAAAGGCAAGAATTTCAATGCCGGCGATGTCCTTG TGTTTAATTACCCAAAAGGAGCACATAATGTTGTGGTAGTGAGCAAGGCAGGGTATGATAGGTGCACCACTACCCCAAGCGACAAGGTTTACACAAGTGGGAAAGACCAAATTACCCTTGTGAAAGGTCTGAACAACGTTATTTGCAGTTTCGCTGGTCATTGTCCTAGCATGAAGATTGAAATCTTTGCATCttag